The following nucleotide sequence is from Vanrija pseudolonga chromosome 4, complete sequence.
GATGCGGTGCAGCGTGTTGAAGAGCGCGACGACTTCGGAGCGCTGCAGGAGGTCGGGGTTGCGCTTGGGGCTAAGTGGTGGTCAGCTGTGTCATGTTCCTTCTGCACCACACTACTCACTCAagcgccttgtcgtcgagagCAAAGAGAATCTTGAGCGCGGTACCAATGCCCGACACCTGGAGCTTGCCCCAGAGACGGCACTTGTCGCAGCCGACACAGTCCATGATGCGCGACACGTTGCGGAAGTGGGTCTTGAACTGCTCCTTGAGGATAGGCGCATCAGGGCCCTGGAAGAAGGCGGCCTCGTCGAAGCCGCTGGCGACGTCGGAGCGCTCAGCGATGGACaggacgtcgtcgagcaggctgcGGGTGGCCCTgtcgcccgcggcggtggagcaCGATTCCTTGGCGAGCATCGCGCGCGGggtgacgccgacgtcgtaCGCGCGGAAGTAgggcgctgcgcgcgcgatAGCACGCAGGACAAGCACGGCGTTGAAGTACACGTTGGACAGGCGCTCGGGGTGCGTCGCGAGGCGGTTGACAAAGCACTGGAGGTTGGGCTTCCACTCGCCCGTCGTGGTGTCGAGGTACTCTGCGCAGATGTGGATCGAGATGGAGGCGTGCAGGCCCGAAATGACGCGGTAGTAgagcttcttctcctcgcacgtctcggccgacgccgacttgaCCATCTCGGTACCCCACCCCTCGGAGAGCTTGGAGAAGCCCCAGCCATTGTCGTTGGGCGTGCTGActccgcccgcgccgaccacgGCAGACGCGAGCACCTCCTTGGGGCCCTTgcccccgcgcccggcgAGGCTCGACGCAAAGCCCGCCTCGGAGAGCCCGAAGCAGTTCTCCTTGTAGATTGCCCGCCAGACCTGGTGCGACGAGTCTCCAGCGTAGCCTGTAAACCGCTCCgggttgagcgcgaggtcaaTGTACTGTCCGTCGGGGGTCGAGTCGTCCTCGATGAAGCagaagtcgtcgtcgcggaaGTAGCAGCTCGACGGGCCGTCCTGGCGGTGTCAGCACGGCGCAGACGCGGCCAACACGCCGGACTTACCTCAGCAGACGACACGGTGACAGCGCTCAGCGCCTTTGCTCTCCACTTCTCCGGGATCTCAGACTACGCGTCAGTGCTGTCCCCTTCACGCGTGACCCACCTCCTCCGTCTCCTCCACCGAGCACGCGCGGTTCATGCAGAATCCATTCTCCTGCCAGAACGGACACTCGCGGAACAGGTCGACCTTGTAGTATCGGAAGAAGGGGTGCTCCACCAGCTCGTGGATCTTGGGGAAGAGCTCGGTGTTGACCTGCTCGATGGTCTCGTACGCGCACGACGTGTGCTCGATCGGGCCGgagggctgggcggggtgtcagcggcgaaGGAAGGTAAGCCGGCGGCCTATCGCGCCAGCGAACGTGCTGctgacgcgacgacgacgcgcacaggccgtcggcgtcgccgagcacgccgaacGCGCAGGCCGACGCGTGCTGCTGACTCACGCTACAATACCCCTCTGCCTTGCCTTCGAGCACGTTGCGCGCGACCTTTGAATCAGGCCGTGATGGGTCTAGAATGCcggccaccgcgccgccgagcagcgggAGGGACGAGACGAGGCCGCTGAAGCTGACcatgggggtggtgggggtgggttggggtgggGAAAGGAGTGTGGGTGATAGGGGCTTGGCTGCGAGGCCTATGACAATATGGGGTGTGATGCAGTGCGAGTCAAGTGTTGTACAAAGTCGTTCGTCGCACAAGCACTTGCTTTGTCTTGATGAATCAGTATCTTagcgcctcggtcgccctTGCTTGTTGTTGGCCGCATCAGCCTGCCTGAATGCCTTCGGGCTTGCCCTGCCGcacaccgcgcgcgcccagaAATTCCAGTTGCCCCTCCTCCACTTCGGGTTCCACGCAGCGGCCTAGCGGCTCTCTCGGCCTCCTGCGCTCCGTCGTGCCTCGTGTTCATAACAGCAGGCAGTGCTCCATGCGGCACACTTGGCAGACCACATGACGGCCGCTTCCACGTCAGTCCgtgtggcagcagcagcggcttCCTGCCTGCTTAGCGTGCATCGGTCATTTGCGCACAGACGACTCGACTACACCGAGTCTCGCCGCGCGTCGCTCTACACGTCGACGCCACGTCAagccgctcgctgcctttCAACAGACGGACGGGGGCAAGGCGGCATTGGACCCGGGGCAGGGCAGggagggccgcgacgccgtcatATCGGCCGCAAAGCTGCCTCGGTGCATCGGCTCTGATCCACCACATTCACCACTGTTCCACCACGGCCGGCCCATTCATTCAATAGACTCCAGAAACAACCCGACGCCCGACGCCACCGTGGCACCCAGACCACAACCACGCCACACTCGTTGCAGTAATTTCTCAATTAGAGTTGCATTGCACCGTCTAAGCTATGTATTCTAGTCACCGTCGCTATACACCGCGTACATTACGATACGCTTAGTACACCTCGAGAACGTagcgctcctcctccttgagcttctccatgtggtcctcggcctgctggcgGGTAaggccggcctcggtgagcgacgagacgagagcCTCGTAGACGTCGGGAACGGGCCAGGTGGGGCCACAGAGGTAGAAGTAACCAGCCTCGGGGCCCTCGGCGAGAAGAAGCCTGGCGAGCTCCTTCTTCTGCTCCTCCATCTTGTTCTGGATATAGATCTTCTGGGGCTGGTCACGCGAGAACGCGAGACCGGCGTGCGAGAGGATACCAGCCTGGAGGTAGGCCTCAATGTCCTCGCCGTAGAGGTACTCCTGGCTGCGGTGACGCGAACCGAAGAAGTacatggacgaggcggcgtcgacgccgttcgAGCGCTGCCAGGCGCGGTGCTGCATGAAGGCACGGAAGGGAGCAGCTCCAGTGCCGAGACCGGCGAGAATGAGAGGCTGCGAGTCGAGAGGAGGAAGCTTCATGACCGAAGGCTTGATCGAGACGGTAACCTTGTCGCCCTTCTTGAGGTCCTTGAGGTAGCGCGTGCACTGACCGTAGCGGGTGCGGCCCTTGGTGTCGACCCAGTCAACAGTGACAATAAGGAGCTCGACCTTGTCACCGAGAGCAGCCTgcgacgaggcgatcgaGTAGTGACGGGGCTTGATCTCctcgatgagctcgacgagctcctcgatgGAGGGGTGGGCAGAGGGGAACTCGCGGAGAACGTCGGCGTAGTTGACagtctcgccctcgctgtaGCGCTGGAAgagctcggcaccctcggGGACGGAGATGAACTTGAGCTTCATCGACTGCTTGCGCTCGGTAGCGACCTTGGAGAGCTCGCCGTAGAAGGCCTTGCCGGGCTTGCCGAAGAGGTCGACCTGCTGCTGGAGCACCTGGAAAACAGTGCGGGTAACAACAGTGCCAGGGATCTGGGGGTTGGGGAGCGAGATGAGGGCCTCGGGGTCAACACCGTACCACTTGCAGAAGTCGaggacctcctcggcgtcgttccAGCCGTGGATGCCGATAgcctcaccgacctcgtACTTGAGGCCAGTGCCGGCGGTGTCGATCTCGAGGTGGAAGACGTTGCGGTCGTACGCCTCGGGGGTGAGGCGGCGGTTCTCGGTGAccgagacgaggaaggtctcctcggcgagctcggggtggAGCGAGGCAATGCCGGGGCCGGCagtctcgtcctcgacagtCTTGCCGCCAAGGACGGAGAAGGCCTCGCGGAAGAGAATGTGGCGGGCAGCGACCTCCCACGACGAGAGGGTGGGgccagcctcgccgtcgagaacAACAGGCTCGTTGGCAAGAGCGTCCCAGACCCAGGCCTCCTTGGTCTTGTTGAcggtctcggggtcgacctcCCAGGCCTTGACGGTCTGGGTGGGGATCTCGAAGAGACCGGCCtgggcctcctcgacctggtcACGGCCGAGGTTGCCGCCGTGGAAGGCGTCGAGGACCTTCCAGACACCCTTGGGGAGGGCCTTGGAGCCGGTgtagaggaggaggaaggcgaccTGCTCCTTGATGGGGAGGATGGCAGCCTCGGAagcgtcgaggtcaaggaggaaGACCCGGATGTTCTTGGCCTGGATGGTGGCAATGTCAGCAGCGGTGAGCTTGCTGGCaaggtcctcctcgacccaggggagctcgaggacaagcGAGGCGCCCTCCTTGGCGGTGGCCAGGAAGTCGGTGTGCTTGAAGACGGTAGCGTCCGAAACCCAGATCAGGTCGGAAGCGAGCTCGGGGGTGAGGATGGGGCTGGCGCCAGTCGAGAGCGAGAGGACCGACTTGGTGCCCTTGAACGACGTGGTGCCGTACTGGGTGAGAGCCGACACGAGGGTGGGCGACGAGAGGAAGAGGTTGTTGACGagctgggggaggggagcgtCGCCAGCAGTGAAGAACGAGATGACCTTGGCGGGGGTCTCCTTGGCGGCAGCCGAGGGGGTGACGGCAGCCTTGATGGCGGGGAAGGCAGCGGTGCTCGAGTGGGGAGCCGAGtagaggagggcgaggacgtcagccttgagggcctcggcgtcggcgcgggtggggccgacgacggtgacggtCGCACCGCTGAGGGCCTTGAAGAGCTTCTcagccgagggcgagagcgtgTTGAGGACAACCTTGGGCGCGTCGAGGGTCAGGGCGGCGTGGGAAGTGACGGTGAGGTAGAGGTTCTTGCCGGCACCCGAGACGGTGAAGTCCTCGAACGCTCCCGCCGAGGGGAAGACGTACGAGGTGACCTCGCGGGCGGTGAAAGTcgactcgacgacgtgcACGACCTTGCCCTCCTGGGCGTAGAGGTGAGCGCCGGTGGGGACAACCGAGGCGCCGGCCGAGAAGACGACGGTCCAGTCCTCGGGGAGGCCAGTGAGGGCGCGGAGAGCACCAGCGGTGGCGAGGCTGTCAACGAGGTTGAGCTCGTTGTCGGCCTTGGTCGCCGCGACGTGGATCACGACGTCACCCTCGATCGCGGCAAGCTGGGGCGCGATGAAGGGGAGAGTGGCAGTCGAGGCGAAGACCGAgatcttgcccttggcggccttcttggcgtagccggcgagctcgaggccggcacCCTCGCGCGTCTGCACGGGGTAGACCTTGCCCTCGGTGCCGGggagctcggccttgtcccAGGCGGTGAGCTgggcgccgaagccgacctcgacggcgtcgtcgtacacccagacggccgacgagttctggacggcgagcgcctcaAGCACCTCGGTGGCGCTCGAGAAgacggtcgcgccggccgaggtaGAGGGGAGGACCTGCTGTGCAGACACGAGCGAGGCAATGTAGCCGGGCTGTCCTGGGATCAGGGGGAGCGAgtcggtcgcgccgagcttgggcgAGCCCGACGCCTCGGAGACAACGGTCGACGTCTCGGAGTAGGGCGTCTGGGTGCCGGACAGCAGGGCGGCCTTGGAGGCCGCGATGCCtgatgtcggcgagggcggggaagcgatggcgacgggggcCATTGTGCGTGGGTGTGAGGGTGAGGTgagggggggaggagagATGGAGAGGTGCAAGAGGGGGCTCGGAGTTGTTACATGTATAGTGGTTGTGCGGTCACTGTCCGCGCGACTGCTGCAAAAGGCTGCTGCAAAGGCCACAAAGCCCGAAAGACGAGAGGAAGGGTAAGATCTTCGTGATGTGCCTCGCCGTGCTCACGCCATTGCAGCCAGGCGACTAGGCGACTCCAAAATAACCACGTGGCAGACCCTGAGATTGCGTGCTCAGTCCAGCTAGATTGCGCCATTCTGGAATTGTCACCAGGCCGCGTTCCCCATGGTGTCCCGAAAACTTGATGCTCTACAGTGAGAGGTTGTTAGGAATATGACGTGCGACTAGGGCGagtgctgccgctgctccacAAGGAATTAGCAGCTTGAAACTAATCCGAATTTGTGGATCACTGTCGCCATCGCTCTCACCGTCACCGACGAAACCCACTCGCCCCAGTCCTTATCCGGCTCCCACACGGAATCGGCTCGGCAAGTAACGCCACCCGCCCACGGCGCACGGATTCTAATCTGGTACCTTGACTTTGGCTGCTCCACGGCCTAATCCGTGACTTTCCACTACGTAACTACTGATTGCGCACATCTGACGTCTTGTGTGGCAGCGTCTCTTCGGAATTactgctgctgtcgtcgtcgtctacgtccacaccgccgccgccgctgtcctcATCATCGTCTCCTCCACCGTATGAACCGTCAATCTGTGACAGCTGGCGCGCAGTCCGCTCCTGCACACGGCGCGACCGCCGGCGATTCTGGAACTGATAAAGTATGAGCATCAACACCAGTCGGCGTGCAGAGTCCACTTGCCCAGATCTGCACGCTGCGACTCGGCATGGCGAGCCGCGACGCGAGCGCATCCCGCTCGTGCGTGGTGGGGTACTCGTTGTTCGTGaaggccgcgacgagctgttcgagctgcgcggcggtgaCTGCGGTGTGAGGTGTGAGCGGGGACGTGGGGTACGGGGCAGAGTCTGGTGGCGGACGGACGAACGCTCGCGCGCACCTACctacctcgccggcgtgaaGAACTCGTGTTCTTGGCCCGGGGCGTGGGCATGCTGCTTGGGCCAGAACCGTCCGGTGGCGTGGgctcagcggcgtcggcgtgccgtcgagcgccgccgaggccgctgtcGCCAACCTGCACTGCCTTGTCTAGCCGTCAGCGCGCGCAGAACCTCTTCAGCACCCACCTATCATCTGTGGTTGGGGGTGCCGTGCGCGGAGGTGgtgatgcggcggcggcgggtgtaATAGCGGCTCGgtgcgcgcaggcggcggctcggggtcgggcggcggcgcgtcccgGAGCGACGGATACGGCGAGTATCGCCCCGGCGAtcgccggcgtgctgctgactgctgctgctgctcgcggcggTGTGGACGCACCCCACTGCCGCAGCTGCGAGTGTCAAGgggcgaggcgctgcgccggGTGCGCGACATAGCAGCGGGGAGGGGTGGGCAATGGCCGCGGAGCGAGCAGGGCAGCGAGGTGCTGATGAGGCTGAGTCTTTCTGGAGTCTGTCGTTCCGGGAGATCTGTGAGCCCGCCCGGCGATGGGAGGGCCAGCTTCGACGACGTACGATTCCAGCCCTccccagccagcgagcgcatGACCTTGCACCCCGCAGTGTGCGTAACTCTAACGAGCGGATCTGCGGCCTCTATCCtccacggcacggcacgcgtCATGACGCAGATGGTGCACTCCGCACAGCGATAACGAATAGTCGTAGGAACGGACAGCGTCCCGTGACGCCAGGTGAGACATGGCATTCCAGACGGTGTGCGCGGGTGCGCGAGTGACTGTTCTTGGATCACGGACACAGTCATGGCCGGCGTAGTCTGACGCAGCATGCGTCGGGTTGAGGGGCTTgcggccgacacgacgcACTGTATCGGGTGTGCTTGTCGGGTGCATGAGCTTGTTAGCAAgccgtgtgtgtgcgtgcgggGTCCATGTCAGTCAGTGCCGACCGCCGTTTCGCGTCGACCCGTCGACGTCGAACGAGcccccccctcgtcgccaaaaGAGCGACCGGCCCGACATCCCAGAGACGAGAGCCCCGCACCCCAATCCAACTCGCGgagggccagctcgaccggTGCCGCCCGCACGGCTCCAAGGCGTGCGGGCGCACGCGGAAGTGGCATGAAAGCCGCGATAGCGCCGTGTAGTCTGCACGTCTCTGCGCACTGATCGCGGGGCATGAGTCCACGATCGAGCCATTGCGCCATGCCTGTGTGTGGCACGGCGCCACGGAGTGCGCCATGGCCAGCGCCCGTGGGCTGCATTTTTGTCAAAATGTCGCCTGGACTCGTTACCGCTGTGCTATGTGGTCGCGTTTTGTGTCGCCCGCGAAGGACGGGTTTGggggtcggcgtggcgcggaGCCGGGCTGGCCGTCTTCCAGTACTTCAAAAGCAGGGCCAAGCATGCCGTCACGCAGCGCGCTCGCAAGCTCGCACGCTGAACACAGGTCATAATAGCGACGTACTGTTGTTTCCTCACGTGTGGTCGGAAACCAAGCGCAGTGGTGTTAATCCTTCCTGTGTGCCGGTGTGGTGGGTTTGGGGATTATGAgtgggagggggtggtggaggtcgCGTGCGTGTAGTGCGGGGCTTGGGGAGGGTGCGAACTCCCCTCCTTGCTGGAAGAAGGTggaggacgagaaggagcACGACAAAGCCCAAGCACCGCACCGGCCAccgcgccacacgccacaccCTGCCGCCACTGCACGTCCCGGCACGCGcgttcgacgacgagtagagGAGGTCTTTATGTCGTATTTCTGTGTCGTATGGCATGCTTCTGTTGCTCGTCCTCACAAGCTACCAATGCATGCCAGTCGCTACTGACGTATGAAAGAACAGGGTTCCTCCGGCCTATGAATGTAGCCACACCGCAGTGCTCTCTCCACCAAAAGCAATCTGGGATCATATAGTCTTAACAGTGGTTGATAAGTCTCCTCATAACTCGGCAGTCTAGAGCTTGGTAATCCTCTCCCAGCGAGCGTGCACTTCGCACATGCGAGTTCTTTCCCGCTATGCGATGTGGTCGCGACGCGGGGCGGGCTTGGGAGGCTTTGTGAGGGCACGCTGGGGTGCGTGCCGTGGGCAAGTGCGGCCGGCCGTagtgctgcgtgcgtgctgctgcgtgctgtCCACTTTGCCTGTCCCCTCCCTCTTCGCTGCCCAGAGACACCGGCTCGCTCCCCCCACCGCCCAAAAGAGTCCCGATCAGCTGTCTCAAGTGTCCTCACGAAAGTAGGAGAGAAAATTATCATCATCACGTCGGGACTCGTTCTGTTGCAAGAACACGTCGCACCCGTGCGCGACGTCTTACCGCTGTGCTATGCGAGTGTGCAGCGTGTATCATGTGTTGTGGACTGATGAGTCGGGAACggggtgtgtgcgtgtggcGTTGGTGCGAGAAGAGCGGCAGAAGGAGGTCGCGTGGGGCTCGTGCTGCCAGTGTGCTGTTCTTCCAACGGCTGGCATGCCATGCATGACTCAGTAGCGCGCACTTCACGTGTACTGCTCTTCGGCATGTTGGATTGCTCTCACTGCTGTCATCGACGCGTGCCAGACAGTCGGCGAGGACAGGGTGAAGCTTCAGACTGGTGCCACGCACATGTTGTAACGCGCCACATGTTGGTACGCCCCAGCCCACGGCCCCCGACGTCACGCTAGCCTCCCACTCTTGACACAACATTCATACAAACTAACAACAGGAAGAGACTAGCCGGCAGCACACAACAGATCACAggccagctgcagcagcggccgccgccgcaggcgtAATACGCAGACGGGGCTCCCAGCCCCGGCGTCACAGCCGCGAaaccaccacctcgtcgataCGCGGCTTGCCAAAGTCGCGccgcgtgtcggcgcgctccgtgatcagctcgcgctcgaggatgaATTTGCCCTCCTTGTACTTCTCTGCTAGGGTGTAGGCGTAGTCCTgccgggggggggggagggggttaGCGGTGTCGCGGGTTGTGGTGGGCCGTGGGGTTGCCgtcgtgggtgggggagctGGCGGGTGGGGTGACGGGGCTGCGCGGATCACCCCGCCGTACATTACACCCTCCGCCGCTCCCAGCGCGTTATCGCGCCTATGCCACCTCGCAACTCCGACCTTGACCCCGCCGCatcgcgcctcgcgctgcgcgctcgccgctcgctacTCACATACTTCCACCCCACACACGTATGGCACACCTGGCAGTACAGGTCGCGGACCGTGTGCACGCCGGTGCGCATTTCCCGGTCTTCGGCCTTGGCGGACGTGTACGTGTTTAcgctgcggcgtgagtgAGCTGTACCCTCTACTCGGTTTACGCACACATGCTGCACGAGGTACGCCTTGCCGTGTTGCCCGTGGAAGCTCTGGTTGGGTCAGCTGGCTGTGCGCTGGGCGGAGAATGCCGTTGCCACCGGGTCGTGggggcgcgtgggcgtgggaGGACCTGCACGGCGCtgatgcgagcgagcgagcgaggtcTGCGCCGGCGACACGGCAGAGCTGGCCCAACTCGCTCGCggcagctcgctcgccgcgcacatCCCGAGAGAGACTCGAGTCCTCCCCGCGCCAagcctcgccgcccccacccacccagcacTACTTATCGGCCAGGTCCGGCCCGCACCCCGCAGCACCCGCACGCCGCACTCACCTTGCTCTCGACATTCTCATGCACGGCGAGGTGGTTGCCGCACTTGCGGCACAGGAAGACTgcctcgccggcgaggtaGACACGGAACGAGCGGCCCAtcgtgggtggggtgtgtgggggggggttgtgctgggtggtgggtggggatAACGCggttgggttgggtggttgggtggcgactggctggcctggaacagcggcggcgggcgatAGTAGGTGTCTCGGCGTGTGTGAGTGGAGAATGTGACGGTTGTATGTAGCGCGCCCTTCGTTTGAGACACATGAAGCAACGACGACAATGACCCCGGCAGCGCACAGTGACCCAGTGTCGAGCACCCCGGAATCGTTCTCGGTGGCAACAGCTATAACCAGACAAGGTCACGCCccatgacgacgaccaccacctgagaccacctccacccggATTGCTGCCGCCTCTCTCACGgtggcaacaacaacgcgcaacgacgaccaAAGTGGCAACGAAGCACAAAATCACGCAACGACGCAACGCCCACCACACCAATGCATGCAGCTAGCAAACTAACTCTCGGCCGTCTCAAACCCCATCCCAGCACGCCGCACATCGTGAAACGCGCCAGACCCACGCAGCTCAATCCACGGGAACAGCGCGCCCAAGTCCTCCCAGCCAAGCGACATGTATTTGCCCTGCGGGCCAAACTCGGGGTTGGCGCCTTCAACGGGTGCGTCGCGCGCAACGCCGACCGGGATGGCTTCCTTGCGGCTCGACGGGAAGAGTTGCGCAATGAGGCTGGCGTCAGTTGGGCGTTGATGAGGTGGGCCACTCACATTACGGGGCCgacccagcgccgccgagtgGACGAGTGACTAGCCCACTCGGTCATCTGCTCGCCGTCAGGCCACGCGGCCTCATTGTTGGACCACAACGCGCCGTCAACGTCGGCGCCACGCTCCTCGTGGTCGCTGCGCAGGTCACGCACGACCGGCACAGAGTCGAACGCTGGCTCTTGGCCGGGAATTGGTCGGTCCGTGGATGGCACCATCATGTGGGTTTGGTGTGATGGTGTGTGGTTCGGGTACAGCTCGTGGCTGAATGCGGGTGTCGGGTAGGTGAGCACGGGGTAGGGCagtcggcgtggtggtggagatGGCGTGCGCCGGACCTCTGACTCGGGCGGCGCAGGGGTGGACATTGAGGCCTTTGGCGGCGAATGGTCTTCTGGCAGCGTGGGGAGAACCGTGGTTggaggcgtcggcgatgcAACGCTTGGCCGGGAAGGTCCATCGGGCTGCAATTGCACAGGTAGGGCTGTCGATCTCGCTCCAGGCGACGACACAGAGTTGGCTCTCCCGGACCGAGAAAAGCTCCATCGGCGACGATCCTCGTCCCGGCTTCTCACTgtcgtcaacctcgtccCATCAAGCATCAGGAGCCGGTCAGTCTCCGGGTCAACATCGGTCGACGACCGTCTCCGGGGGATCCAGTTGCTTAATGTCGATAAGAAGGATGTGTTCTCCAGCGAGCCAAAGGGAATGGCCGAGCCACCAATGCTATAGGTCGACCCTGCGGAGGTCGAGCGTGCCAGTGGAGCCATATCAGGTTGCAGGACAGGGGAAGTCGGCACCAAGCTCGGTGCTGGAACCAGGGCTGGTGCTGTGGCTCGCCTCGTCTTCTCTGGAGCTGTATCTTGCTCCATGTTGAAAGGGCGATATTCCTCCAGCTCCACATCGCCCCTCTGACGAAGCAGTGGAGGGTGGAGCAGGAGATGCGCGTTAGGGTTGGTGTAGTAGGATGGCTTCTCCGAGATCACTCCAACGGCGAGAATCCGCACGTCTTGGAGATGAACCACGACGCGCATCTGCGTCGGGTAGTCATCCAGATTGCTCTGGTGCCTGCGGGGTGAGCAAAGGTAGACCAGCTTCCTGCGATCCTTCCCACTCACTTCAACTCGTCGTAGATCTCCATAGGGTTGAACGTGCGAGTGTAGATGCGGTTGATAGCCGCGGACCCGTTCCGCCTGAGGGTAAGAAACCGCGTCCAGCTCTCGTGGTGAGCACATCCGACGGCCCGATGATCGATGCGGCCGAGGGTACGCAGGAACGCTGCACGCCACGAGTCCTCGGGCAGCTTGTACCGTTTCCAGCTGGGGAGGAAGCGGCGGTCAAATGCCTCTTGCCAGATATGGTCTCGCCAccggccgagctcgaacCGCTCGAGAATCCACTTGGCCGGCGCACGGACCAGAACATCGAGAAAgagcgcaccgtcgtcggccgcgagcagGTGCGAGATGGACGGCAGGACCTCCAGCGCTGTCGGGTATGGCGGCCCACGCCGAAGCGCATCCCGGATCACGGGACGCAGCGGCGTGAGGTGCGAGTGTGTGAGCTCGTGGATCGCAGAGTGGAGAGAGAGGAATTGGATGACATCGGAGAGGGGTAGGTagctggtgggttagcgaTGCTGGCGCTGACACGTCACCCACGCCGCGATCTGGCTCAGGATGTCGCCTgggaggtcgagcaggccgagctgaGCCCCCTGGTcatcctcgcgcagcttgcccTTGGATGCGATGCTTGCCGTGGTCATTGTGGATGGGAGCAGTGTCGCTCACGGCCCGTTGCCATGATCTGTGAGGTGGCGTGAAGTGGCCAAGTGACAGAGTGCGCTCAACGAGGCAACAACGGCAACAACATCCGCCTTCATGCCGGCCATCTCACCGTCCACCTGGCCGCCCACCCGTGCCTCCTCGGGGACCCCGCACTCGTCATAACAGGCCAATTTGCCACCGCCACACCGCGGGCCGGGTCGCAAACTCCGTCCTCTCGGCacgtcgggctcgtcgtgaCGCGCATCGAGCAGAGCTCATCTTTCCCAGCGACActtgacaacaacaac
It contains:
- the ero-1 gene encoding Endoplasmic reticulum oxidoreductin-1, producing the protein MVSFSGLVSSLPLLGGAVAGILDPSRPDSKVARNVLEGKAEGYCSPSGPIEHTSCAYETIEQVNTELFPKIHELVEHPFFRYYKVDLFRECPFWQENGFCMNRACSVEETEESEIPEKWRAKALSAVTVSSAEDGPSSCYFRDDDFCFIEDDSTPDGQYIDLALNPERFTGYAGDSSHQVWRAIYKENCFGLSEAGFASSLAGRGGKGPKEVLASAVVGAGGVSTPNDNGWGFSKLSEGWGTEMVKSASAETCEEKKLYYRVISGLHASISIHICAEYLDTTTGEWKPNLQCFVNRLATHPERLSNVYFNAVLVLRAIARAAPYFRAYDVGVTPRAMLAKESCSTAAGDRATRSLLDDVLSIAERSDVASGFDEAAFFQGPDAPILKEQFKTHFRNVSRIMDCVGCDKCRLWGKLQVSGIGTALKILFALDDKALDPKRNPDLLQRSEVVALFNTLHRISESLSSVEDFRQIYAATQAAEAEAARKRHAEDEEARRAAERSSLSYYLSPSAIFATILSVLEAIRRSCRGCVEFCVRSLQTGPVANVLNAIRQAIGVDGVKTEL
- the MET10 gene encoding Sulfite reductase [NADPH] flavoprotein component, which translates into the protein MAPVAIASPPSPTSGIAASKAALLSGTQTPYSETSTVVSEASGSPKLGATDSLPLIPGQPGYIASLVSAQQVLPSTSAGATVFSSATEVLEALAVQNSSAVWVYDDAVEVGFGAQLTAWDKAELPGTEGKVYPVQTREGAGLELAGYAKKAAKGKISVFASTATLPFIAPQLAAIEGDVVIHVAATKADNELNLVDSLATAGALRALTGLPEDWTVVFSAGASVVPTGAHLYAQEGKVVHVVESTFTAREVTSYVFPSAGAFEDFTVSGAGKNLYLTVTSHAALTLDAPKVVLNTLSPSAEKLFKALSGATVTVVGPTRADAEALKADVLALLYSAPHSSTAAFPAIKAAVTPSAAAKETPAKVISFFTAGDAPLPQLVNNLFLSSPTLVSALTQYGTTSFKGTKSVLSLSTGASPILTPELASDLIWVSDATVFKHTDFLATAKEGASLVLELPWVEEDLASKLTAADIATIQAKNIRVFLLDLDASEAAILPIKEQVAFLLLYTGSKALPKGVWKVLDAFHGGNLGRDQVEEAQAGLFEIPTQTVKAWEVDPETVNKTKEAWVWDALANEPVVLDGEAGPTLSSWEVAARHILFREAFSVLGGKTVEDETAGPGIASLHPELAEETFLVSVTENRRLTPEAYDRNVFHLEIDTAGTGLKYEVGEAIGIHGWNDAEEVLDFCKWYGVDPEALISLPNPQIPGTVVTRTVFQVLQQQVDLFGKPGKAFYGELSKVATERKQSMKLKFISVPEGAELFQRYSEGETVNYADVLREFPSAHPSIEELVELIEEIKPRHYSIASSQAALGDKVELLIVTVDWVDTKGRTRYGQCTRYLKDLKKGDKVTVSIKPSVMKLPPLDSQPLILAGLGTGAAPFRAFMQHRAWQRSNGVDAASSMYFFGSRHRSQEYLYGEDIEAYLQAGILSHAGLAFSRDQPQKIYIQNKMEEQKKELARLLLAEGPEAGYFYLCGPTWPVPDVYEALVSSLTEAGLTRQQAEDHMEKLKEEERYVLEVY
- the rx1 gene encoding Retinal homeobox protein Rx1, with the protein product MIVQVGDSGLGGARRHADAAEPTPPDGSGPSSMPTPRAKNTSSSRRRVTAAQLEQLVAAFTNNEYPTTHERDALASRLAMPSRSVQIWASGLCTPTGVDAHTLSVPESPAVAPCAGADCAPAVTD
- the YIPL gene encoding yippee-like protein yields the protein MGRSFRVYLAGEAVFLCRKCGNHLAVHENVESKSFHGQHGKAYLVQHVVNTYTSAKAEDREMRTGVHTVRDLYCQVCHTCVGWKYDYAYTLAEKYKEGKFILERELITERADTRRDFGKPRIDEVVVSRL